The following is a genomic window from Rhodopirellula halodulae.
TCTTTTCGCCTCCCAGCGGTGCTTTGGTCATCGCACCATCGACGCTCTGCCATTGCCAGTCCAAGCCAATCAACTCGTCATAAACTTTGACCGCAAGATCCCACAGCTCATCGAAGACTCCAAGCTCGGCCCATTGCTGATAGTACGCGTGAGCAGTGCTTCCGGGAGCAAGTTCTGGTGGAATCGCGTTCCATTGGCATCCCGTTCGCAGACGAAAGAAGATCGCGTCGGCGACTCGACGTAGGTCAGCACGTGGTCGACCACCGTTCGCGCTGACCGGATACGCTGGAAGAACTTGCTCCATTTGCTCCCACAATTCATCTGGCATGCGATAGTTGTCAAAACTCCTTTGCCCATCCATGGCGGGCCCTCCTTGAATTTGAGTACCTGTGAAATACCAACTCAAGGATGGTCCGCTCTTTTCATGCCAAATTGGTTTTCGGATAGGTTCTAA
Proteins encoded in this region:
- a CDS encoding IS5 family transposase → MDGQRSFDNYRMPDELWEQMEQVLPAYPVSANGGRPRADLRRVADAIFFRLRTGCQWNAIPPELAPGSTAHAYYQQWAELGVFDELWDLAVKVYDELIGLDWQWQSVDGAMTKAPLGGEKTGKNPTDRGKLGTKRSLQTDASGIPVGLAVGGANVHDTRLLQETIADCVDRAATEVSQWENLCLDKAYDSTAVRELIESVYGYTSHIRSRGEEKREL